From the Manihot esculenta cultivar AM560-2 chromosome 3, M.esculenta_v8, whole genome shotgun sequence genome, one window contains:
- the LOC110607705 gene encoding palmitoyl-acyl carrier protein thioesterase, chloroplastic isoform X2: protein MVATAATSSIFPVPSPSVDAKSTRIGSGTASLGGIKSKSASSGGLQVKANAQAPPKINGSTVGFTASVEHVKNEDDTPSPPPRTFINQLPDWSMLLAAITTIFLAAEKQWMMLDWKPRRPDMLIDPFGLGRIVQDGLVFRQNFSIRSYEIGADRTASIETLMNHLQETALNHVKTAGLLGDGFGSTPEMSKRNLIWVVTRMQVLVDHYPTWGDVVQVDTWVSASGKNGMRRDWLVRDSKTGETLTRASSVWVMMNKLTRRLSKIPEEVRGEIEPYFLNSDPVVDEDSRKLPKLDDNTADYVRKGLTSAPLAILESHELSAITMEYRRECGKDSVLQSLTAVSGNGMGYMGKAGEIECQHLLRLEDGAEIVRGRTEWRPKYASNFGIMGQLPAESA from the exons ATGGTTGCCACTGCTGCTACTTCGTCGATCTTTCCAGTTCCGTCACCATCTGTGGATGCCAAGTCCACCAGGATTGGCAGTGGAACTGCAAGTTTGGGAGGAATCAAGTCAAAATCTGCTTCTTCTGGGGGCTTGCAGGTCAAGGCAAATGCCCAAGCCCCTCCGAAGATAAATGGATCCACAGTAGGCTTTACAGCGTCTGTGGAGCATGTGAAGAATGAGGATGACACACCGTCGCCACCTCCTAGGACCTTTATCAACCAATTACCTGATTGGAGCATGCTTCTTGCTGCTATTACAACTATATTTTTGGCAGCAGAGAAGCAGTGGATGATGCTTGACTGGAAACCAAGGCGACCTGACATGCTTATTGACCCTTTTGGTCTAGGTAGAATTGTTCAGGATGGACTTGTGTTTCGCCAGAACTTCTCCATCAGATCTTATGAAATTGGCGCTGATCGTACAGCATCCATAGAGACGTTGATGAATCATTTACAA GAAACGGCTCTTAACCATGTTAAGACTGCCGGACTTCTTGGTGATGGATTCGGTTCAACCCCAGAGATGAGTAAAAGGAACCTGATATGGGTGGTCACTCGGATGCAGGTTCTGGTGGATCATTACCCGACGTG GGGTGATGTTGTTCAAGTAGATACGTGGGTGAGTGCATCTGGAAAGAATGGTATGCGCCGTGATTGGCTTGTCCGTGACAGTAAAACTGGTGAAACTCTAACAAGAGCATCTAG TGTATGGGTGATGATGAATAAACTGACAAGAAGATTATCTAAAATTCCAGAAGAGGTTCGAGGAGAAATAGAgccttattttttaaattctgatCCCGTTGTGGATGAGGATAGCAGAAAATTGCCAAAGCTGGATGACAACACTGCAGACTATGTTCGCAAAGGTTTAACT AGTGCTCCACTGGCAATTCTGGAAAGTCATGAACTGTCTGCCATTACTATGGAGTACAGGAGGGAGTGTGGAAAGGACAGTGTGCTGCAGTCTCTGACTGCCGTGTCTGGCAATGGGATGGGATATATGGGAAAAGCTGGAGAGATAGAGTGCCAGCACTTACTTCGACTGGAGGATGGGGCTGAGATAGTGAGGGGGAGGACTGAGTGGAGGCCCAAGTACGCCAGTAACTTCGGGATTATGGGTCAGTTACCTGCTGAAAGTGCTTAG
- the LOC110607705 gene encoding palmitoyl-acyl carrier protein thioesterase, chloroplastic isoform X1, with product MVATAATSSIFPVPSPSVDAKSTRIGSGTASLGGIKSKSASSGGLQVKANAQAPPKINGSTVGFTASVEHVKNEDDTPSPPPRTFINQLPDWSMLLAAITTIFLAAEKQWMMLDWKPRRPDMLIDPFGLGRIVQDGLVFRQNFSIRSYEIGADRTASIETLMNHLQETALNHVKTAGLLGDGFGSTPEMSKRNLIWVVTRMQVLVDHYPTWGDVVQVDTWVSASGKNGMRRDWLVRDSKTGETLTRASSVWVMMNKLTRRLSKIPEEVRGEIEPYFLNSDPVVDEDSRKLPKLDDNTADYVRKGLTPRWSDLDINQHVNNVKYIGWILESAPLAILESHELSAITMEYRRECGKDSVLQSLTAVSGNGMGYMGKAGEIECQHLLRLEDGAEIVRGRTEWRPKYASNFGIMGQLPAESA from the exons ATGGTTGCCACTGCTGCTACTTCGTCGATCTTTCCAGTTCCGTCACCATCTGTGGATGCCAAGTCCACCAGGATTGGCAGTGGAACTGCAAGTTTGGGAGGAATCAAGTCAAAATCTGCTTCTTCTGGGGGCTTGCAGGTCAAGGCAAATGCCCAAGCCCCTCCGAAGATAAATGGATCCACAGTAGGCTTTACAGCGTCTGTGGAGCATGTGAAGAATGAGGATGACACACCGTCGCCACCTCCTAGGACCTTTATCAACCAATTACCTGATTGGAGCATGCTTCTTGCTGCTATTACAACTATATTTTTGGCAGCAGAGAAGCAGTGGATGATGCTTGACTGGAAACCAAGGCGACCTGACATGCTTATTGACCCTTTTGGTCTAGGTAGAATTGTTCAGGATGGACTTGTGTTTCGCCAGAACTTCTCCATCAGATCTTATGAAATTGGCGCTGATCGTACAGCATCCATAGAGACGTTGATGAATCATTTACAA GAAACGGCTCTTAACCATGTTAAGACTGCCGGACTTCTTGGTGATGGATTCGGTTCAACCCCAGAGATGAGTAAAAGGAACCTGATATGGGTGGTCACTCGGATGCAGGTTCTGGTGGATCATTACCCGACGTG GGGTGATGTTGTTCAAGTAGATACGTGGGTGAGTGCATCTGGAAAGAATGGTATGCGCCGTGATTGGCTTGTCCGTGACAGTAAAACTGGTGAAACTCTAACAAGAGCATCTAG TGTATGGGTGATGATGAATAAACTGACAAGAAGATTATCTAAAATTCCAGAAGAGGTTCGAGGAGAAATAGAgccttattttttaaattctgatCCCGTTGTGGATGAGGATAGCAGAAAATTGCCAAAGCTGGATGACAACACTGCAGACTATGTTCGCAAAGGTTTAACT CCTAGATGGAGTGATTTAGATATCAACCAGCATGTTAACAATGTGAAGTACATTGGCTGGATACTTGAG AGTGCTCCACTGGCAATTCTGGAAAGTCATGAACTGTCTGCCATTACTATGGAGTACAGGAGGGAGTGTGGAAAGGACAGTGTGCTGCAGTCTCTGACTGCCGTGTCTGGCAATGGGATGGGATATATGGGAAAAGCTGGAGAGATAGAGTGCCAGCACTTACTTCGACTGGAGGATGGGGCTGAGATAGTGAGGGGGAGGACTGAGTGGAGGCCCAAGTACGCCAGTAACTTCGGGATTATGGGTCAGTTACCTGCTGAAAGTGCTTAG
- the LOC110607705 gene encoding palmitoyl-acyl carrier protein thioesterase, chloroplastic isoform X3, translating to MVATAATSSIFPVPSPSVDAKSTRIGSGTASLGGIKSKSASSGGLQVKANAQAPPKINGSTVGFTASVEHVKNEDDTPSPPPRTFINQLPDWSMLLAAITTIFLAAEKQWMMLDWKPRRPDMLIDPFGLGRIVQDGLVFRQNFSIRSYEIGADRTASIETLMNHLQETALNHVKTAGLLGDGFGSTPEMSKRNLIWVVTRMQVLVDHYPTWGDVVQVDTWVSASGKNGMRRDWLVRDSKTGETLTRASSVWVMMNKLTRRLSKIPEEVRGEIEPYFLNSDPVVDEDSRKLPKLDDNTADYVRKGLTPRWSDLDINQHVNNVKYIGWILEVMSSSHGNSLTTKQVLHWQFWKVMNCLPLLWSTGGSVERTVCCSL from the exons ATGGTTGCCACTGCTGCTACTTCGTCGATCTTTCCAGTTCCGTCACCATCTGTGGATGCCAAGTCCACCAGGATTGGCAGTGGAACTGCAAGTTTGGGAGGAATCAAGTCAAAATCTGCTTCTTCTGGGGGCTTGCAGGTCAAGGCAAATGCCCAAGCCCCTCCGAAGATAAATGGATCCACAGTAGGCTTTACAGCGTCTGTGGAGCATGTGAAGAATGAGGATGACACACCGTCGCCACCTCCTAGGACCTTTATCAACCAATTACCTGATTGGAGCATGCTTCTTGCTGCTATTACAACTATATTTTTGGCAGCAGAGAAGCAGTGGATGATGCTTGACTGGAAACCAAGGCGACCTGACATGCTTATTGACCCTTTTGGTCTAGGTAGAATTGTTCAGGATGGACTTGTGTTTCGCCAGAACTTCTCCATCAGATCTTATGAAATTGGCGCTGATCGTACAGCATCCATAGAGACGTTGATGAATCATTTACAA GAAACGGCTCTTAACCATGTTAAGACTGCCGGACTTCTTGGTGATGGATTCGGTTCAACCCCAGAGATGAGTAAAAGGAACCTGATATGGGTGGTCACTCGGATGCAGGTTCTGGTGGATCATTACCCGACGTG GGGTGATGTTGTTCAAGTAGATACGTGGGTGAGTGCATCTGGAAAGAATGGTATGCGCCGTGATTGGCTTGTCCGTGACAGTAAAACTGGTGAAACTCTAACAAGAGCATCTAG TGTATGGGTGATGATGAATAAACTGACAAGAAGATTATCTAAAATTCCAGAAGAGGTTCGAGGAGAAATAGAgccttattttttaaattctgatCCCGTTGTGGATGAGGATAGCAGAAAATTGCCAAAGCTGGATGACAACACTGCAGACTATGTTCGCAAAGGTTTAACT CCTAGATGGAGTGATTTAGATATCAACCAGCATGTTAACAATGTGAAGTACATTGGCTGGATACTTGAG GTCATGAGTTCGAGTCATGGAAACAGCCTCACTACAAAGCA AGTGCTCCACTGGCAATTCTGGAAAGTCATGAACTGTCTGCCATTACTATGGAGTACAGGAGGGAGTGTGGAAAGGACAGTGTGCTGCAGTCTCTGA